One stretch of Sulfuricystis multivorans DNA includes these proteins:
- a CDS encoding helix-turn-helix domain-containing protein yields MRYELALAIGKTIARWRKAQGMTQEQLALALDVDPITVSRFERGVTLPSLPTLHRMSGIFGIPLARLFEDAPLENRLRNDAELLAALMGSLSNAEKDFVFEMIKRFCALKK; encoded by the coding sequence GTGCGCTACGAGCTCGCCCTCGCCATAGGCAAGACCATTGCCCGTTGGAGAAAAGCCCAAGGCATGACGCAGGAGCAACTGGCGTTGGCTTTGGATGTAGATCCGATAACCGTATCGCGATTCGAGAGGGGGGTAACTTTGCCGTCGCTGCCAACGCTGCATCGGATGTCCGGCATATTCGGAATCCCTCTCGCGAGATTGTTCGAAGATGCTCCGCTCGAAAATCGGCTGCGCAACGACGCGGAGTTGCTGGCAGCTTTGATGGGAAGTCTTTCCAATGCCGAAAAGGATTTTGTCTTCGAAATGATCAAACGATTTTGTGCGCTCAAGAAATAA
- a CDS encoding DUF2283 domain-containing protein, which translates to MKFEFDPVADAAYMEISDAEIERSESVRPGVVIDYDKEGNVVGIELLSVSKRAKAPLPKAA; encoded by the coding sequence ATGAAGTTCGAATTCGATCCGGTGGCCGATGCCGCCTATATGGAAATCAGCGATGCCGAGATCGAGCGGTCGGAAAGCGTTCGCCCCGGCGTGGTGATCGATTACGACAAGGAAGGCAATGTGGTCGGGATCGAGCTGCTCTCAGTCAGTAAGCGCGCCAAGGCGCCCTTGCCCAAGGCAGCTTGA
- a CDS encoding DUF4258 domain-containing protein, with amino-acid sequence MDCEQRAKRRKIQRQWIAATLEHPARTENDPDDPELAHALRPIAERGFRVLRVIYNERCEPVRVVTVFFDDGVTDL; translated from the coding sequence ATGGATTGCGAACAGAGGGCAAAACGACGCAAGATTCAGCGCCAATGGATCGCCGCGACTTTGGAACATCCAGCCAGGACGGAAAACGATCCTGATGATCCTGAGCTTGCGCACGCACTGCGCCCCATTGCGGAACGCGGATTTCGCGTGCTGCGGGTCATCTACAATGAAAGGTGCGAACCGGTGCGCGTCGTGACGGTCTTTTTCGATGACGGAGTGACCGATCTATGA
- a CDS encoding TerC family protein, protein MELASPAFWIAVLQIVAIDILLGGDNAVVIALACRKLPEAQRRLGIFWGVAGAIVLRIVMIFFALKLLEVPWLKTVGALLLVWIGIKLLQPEEEGHGEVAAAASLAAAIKTIIVADAVMSLDNVIAVAAAAHGSLLLVVFGILVSIPIVVWGSQLVLKLMDRYPVVITGGGALLGWIGGGMIVSDPALPKELFASLPYPKYLLASLGALLVVVIGKWLATRTLRLRPAKAPEDLLAEEKES, encoded by the coding sequence ATGGAACTGGCCTCGCCCGCTTTCTGGATCGCCGTGCTGCAGATCGTCGCGATCGACATCCTGCTCGGCGGCGACAATGCGGTGGTCATCGCACTGGCCTGCCGCAAGCTGCCCGAGGCGCAGCGCAGGTTGGGCATCTTCTGGGGGGTGGCGGGCGCTATTGTGCTTCGCATCGTGATGATCTTCTTCGCGCTCAAGCTGCTCGAAGTGCCCTGGCTGAAGACCGTCGGTGCGCTGCTGCTGGTGTGGATCGGCATCAAGCTCTTGCAACCGGAAGAGGAAGGACACGGTGAAGTGGCCGCGGCGGCCTCGCTGGCCGCAGCGATCAAGACGATCATCGTCGCCGATGCGGTGATGAGCCTCGACAATGTGATCGCAGTCGCCGCCGCGGCGCACGGCAGCTTGCTGCTGGTCGTGTTCGGCATCTTGGTCTCGATCCCGATCGTCGTCTGGGGCAGCCAGCTGGTGCTGAAACTGATGGATCGCTATCCTGTAGTCATCACCGGCGGCGGCGCGCTGCTCGGCTGGATCGGTGGTGGCATGATCGTCTCCGATCCTGCGCTGCCGAAAGAGCTGTTCGCCAGCCTGCCCTATCCGAAATACCTTCTGGCATCCCTCGGCGCCTTGCTGGTCGTCGTCATTGGCAAGTGGCTGGCGACGCGCACGCTCAGATTGCGGCCGGCGAAAGCGCCCGAGGATCTGCTGGCGGAAGAGAAGGAGAGCTGA
- a CDS encoding FlgO family outer membrane protein: MTTKRFFGLTGLCCVALGLPACSNTPAPKPEPTWEQAAANPLIPANYKAAEALLAQANPVLTNTQPLIIATVVNIDNLDQSSTLGRLISEHVSARFTKAGYRMIELKYRNSVYVKRSQGELMLTREIKDLAQSHDAQAVIVGTYGQSDEFVFVNLKVIQPATNIVLAVQDYVLPLDNSTKALLRSR, translated from the coding sequence ATGACGACAAAAAGGTTTTTCGGACTGACGGGACTCTGCTGTGTCGCCCTGGGGCTGCCGGCCTGCTCGAATACGCCGGCCCCCAAACCGGAACCCACGTGGGAACAGGCTGCGGCCAACCCGCTGATCCCCGCAAACTATAAAGCGGCGGAAGCTTTGCTCGCGCAAGCGAACCCAGTATTGACCAATACCCAACCGCTGATCATCGCCACCGTCGTCAATATCGACAATCTCGATCAATCTTCGACACTTGGCCGTTTGATCTCGGAGCATGTTTCGGCGCGCTTCACCAAGGCCGGCTACCGCATGATCGAACTCAAGTATCGAAACAGCGTGTATGTCAAACGCAGCCAAGGCGAACTGATGCTGACCCGCGAGATCAAGGACCTAGCGCAATCGCACGATGCACAGGCCGTCATCGTCGGCACTTACGGTCAGAGCGACGAATTCGTTTTCGTCAATCTGAAAGTCATCCAGCCGGCGACGAATATCGTTCTCGCGGTTCAGGACTATGTCCTGCCGCTCGACAATTCGACGAAAGCCTTGTTGAGAAGCCGCTGA
- a CDS encoding M16 family metallopeptidase, with the protein MKNRSIFVCLLLVAAVLPWPVFANPFETRLANGLRVIVKEDHRAPTAVHMVWYRAGSMDEKDGTSGVAHVLEHMMFKSTKTLKAGEFNKRVAAAGGRDNAFTSLDYTAYFQIVPKEALPEMMRLEADRMANLTLKPEEFASEIEVVKEERRLRTEDNPQARVHETLNAAAFMAHPYRRPIIGWMNDLEHMTWRDARQWYRTWYAPNNATVVVVGDVDHRQVFKLAQASYGRLAAKPLPERKPQKEPPQKGERRAIVKAPAELPYLSMAWKAPKLVDIDQDREPFALEVLAALLDGNDAARLPKHLVRGEKIAQSAFAGYDSILRGEALFMLGGQPAAGRSVAELEAALKAEIERIQEEGVGEEELKRVKTQVVAAQVYKRDSMMAQAMEIGQFMAAGFSWRDIDKFIEKIKTVTAEEVQAVAKKYFIDDTLTIAVLDPQPLDTAQPKRRGFAVRH; encoded by the coding sequence ATGAAAAATCGATCGATTTTCGTCTGCTTGCTCCTTGTGGCTGCCGTCTTGCCCTGGCCGGTTTTCGCCAATCCCTTCGAAACGAGGCTGGCCAACGGCTTGCGGGTGATCGTCAAGGAAGATCACCGCGCGCCGACTGCCGTGCATATGGTCTGGTATCGCGCCGGCAGCATGGACGAGAAGGACGGCACCTCGGGGGTTGCCCATGTGCTCGAGCACATGATGTTCAAGAGCACGAAGACCCTGAAAGCCGGCGAGTTCAACAAGCGGGTCGCCGCAGCGGGCGGACGCGACAATGCCTTCACCAGCCTCGATTACACGGCCTATTTCCAGATCGTGCCGAAAGAGGCGCTGCCCGAGATGATGCGCCTGGAGGCCGATCGGATGGCGAATCTCACGCTCAAACCCGAGGAATTCGCCAGCGAGATCGAAGTGGTCAAGGAAGAGCGGCGGCTGCGCACCGAAGACAACCCGCAGGCGCGTGTCCATGAAACGCTGAACGCCGCGGCTTTCATGGCCCATCCCTACCGCCGGCCGATCATCGGCTGGATGAACGATCTCGAACATATGACTTGGCGGGATGCGCGCCAGTGGTATCGAACTTGGTATGCGCCGAACAACGCCACTGTCGTCGTCGTCGGCGATGTCGATCATCGACAGGTGTTCAAGCTCGCCCAGGCAAGCTATGGGCGGCTTGCGGCCAAGCCCCTGCCGGAAAGGAAACCCCAGAAAGAGCCGCCGCAGAAGGGCGAACGGCGCGCGATCGTCAAGGCGCCCGCCGAGCTGCCGTATCTGTCGATGGCCTGGAAGGCGCCCAAGCTCGTCGATATCGACCAGGATCGCGAACCGTTCGCGCTCGAAGTGCTCGCGGCGCTGCTCGACGGCAACGACGCGGCGCGCCTGCCGAAGCATCTGGTGCGCGGCGAGAAGATCGCCCAATCGGCCTTCGCCGGCTACGACTCGATCCTGCGGGGCGAGGCTCTGTTCATGCTCGGCGGCCAGCCTGCCGCCGGCCGCAGCGTCGCCGAGCTCGAAGCCGCGTTGAAAGCCGAGATCGAGCGCATCCAGGAGGAAGGGGTCGGCGAGGAGGAATTGAAGCGCGTCAAGACCCAGGTCGTTGCCGCGCAAGTCTATAAGCGTGATTCGATGATGGCGCAGGCGATGGAGATCGGCCAGTTCATGGCGGCGGGTTTTTCCTGGCGCGACATCGACAAATTCATCGAAAAGATCAAGACCGTGACCGCCGAGGAAGTACAGGCGGTGGCAAAAAAATACTTCATCGACGACACGCTCACCATCGCCGTGCTCGACCCGCAACCGCTCGATACCGCGCAACCCAAACGGCGCGGCTTCGCGGTTCGTCATTGA
- a CDS encoding tetratricopeptide repeat protein codes for MMKSLPLPLLLATAFLTGCASLQPASRTSVAAQVSQAQSAVQTKEGEAAKEAAEAAERARLPKQALTPQLLQEFLLAEIAARRGRLVEASDLYLDLARRTRDPRIARRATEIALHGRRVETALAASSLWLESDPDSPAARQAWIGLLAAAGRFEELKVALPAWLTADARQLPANLLRLNRLFARGGDRKAVREIVEQVTTPYLDLPEAHFARAQAAFEARELVAARAALERALELKPDWELAALFRAQITANHAEAMKALGQFVAANPQAREARLAYARALANDRRYEEARREFRALLEQGALDPAKNGDIVFAVAVLSLQLNDTQEAEKHLRRIVEIDHPEADRARFFLGQIAEGEKRWGDALKWFDAVGRGEHYLPARLHAASVLAKQGKLDAAREVLHAAEAATPRERVQLIIGEAQLLREAGRIADAYAVLIAALERQPDVPELLYEAGLIAERLGRVDEMESRLRRLIEIRPDHAHAYNALGFSLADRNLRLTEARALIDKALELAPDDPYILDSKGWVLFRQGEPQAALEALQRAYALRADPEIAAHLGEVLWTLGRKEEARQTWEKARREHPGNEVLAETIERFSR; via the coding sequence ATGATGAAATCCTTGCCGCTGCCTTTACTTCTCGCCACCGCCTTTCTCACTGGTTGCGCATCCCTGCAGCCGGCGTCCCGAACGTCGGTCGCGGCGCAGGTGAGTCAAGCGCAGTCGGCGGTTCAGACGAAAGAAGGCGAAGCGGCGAAAGAGGCGGCTGAAGCTGCCGAGCGCGCGCGGCTGCCAAAGCAGGCGCTCACGCCGCAGCTGCTGCAGGAATTCCTGCTCGCGGAAATCGCTGCGCGGCGCGGCCGGCTCGTCGAGGCAAGCGATCTGTATCTCGATCTTGCCCGTCGGACGCGCGATCCGCGCATCGCCCGGCGGGCGACCGAGATCGCCCTGCACGGTCGCCGTGTCGAAACCGCGCTCGCCGCATCGAGCCTCTGGCTGGAAAGCGATCCGGACTCTCCGGCCGCCCGACAGGCGTGGATTGGCCTGTTGGCCGCTGCGGGTCGATTCGAGGAGCTGAAAGTCGCGCTGCCCGCTTGGCTTACGGCCGATGCGCGGCAGCTGCCGGCCAATCTGCTGCGTCTGAATCGGCTGTTTGCCCGTGGCGGCGACCGCAAGGCGGTGCGCGAAATCGTCGAGCAGGTCACGACGCCATATCTCGATCTTCCCGAGGCGCATTTCGCCAGGGCCCAAGCCGCCTTCGAGGCGCGCGAGCTGGTTGCCGCCCGAGCAGCGCTCGAGCGCGCGCTGGAGCTCAAGCCCGATTGGGAGCTCGCCGCGCTGTTTCGGGCCCAGATCACCGCGAATCATGCCGAGGCGATGAAAGCGCTCGGCCAGTTCGTCGCGGCCAATCCGCAGGCACGCGAGGCGCGCCTCGCTTATGCGCGGGCGCTGGCCAACGACCGACGCTATGAGGAGGCGCGGCGCGAATTCCGCGCCCTGCTCGAGCAAGGTGCGCTCGATCCTGCCAAGAACGGCGATATCGTCTTCGCCGTCGCGGTGCTCTCATTGCAGCTCAATGACACGCAGGAAGCCGAGAAACATCTGCGCCGCATCGTCGAGATCGATCATCCCGAAGCCGACCGGGCGCGTTTCTTCCTCGGCCAGATCGCCGAAGGTGAAAAGCGCTGGGGCGATGCGCTCAAATGGTTCGATGCGGTCGGCCGCGGCGAGCATTACCTGCCGGCGCGATTGCATGCCGCGAGTGTGCTGGCCAAGCAAGGCAAGCTCGATGCCGCGCGCGAGGTCCTGCATGCCGCCGAAGCCGCCACGCCGCGCGAGCGCGTGCAACTCATCATCGGCGAGGCGCAGCTCTTGCGCGAGGCCGGGCGCATCGCCGATGCTTATGCGGTGCTCATCGCCGCGCTGGAACGCCAGCCCGACGTGCCCGAGCTCCTCTACGAGGCGGGGCTAATCGCCGAGCGGCTCGGCCGTGTCGACGAGATGGAAAGCCGTCTGCGCCGCCTGATCGAGATCCGCCCCGACCATGCGCATGCCTACAATGCCTTGGGCTTCTCGCTGGCCGACCGCAACCTGCGGCTTACCGAAGCGCGCGCACTGATCGACAAGGCACTGGAGCTTGCGCCGGACGATCCGTACATCCTCGACAGCAAGGGCTGGGTGCTGTTCCGGCAGGGCGAGCCGCAGGCGGCGCTCGAAGCGCTGCAGCGCGCCTATGCTCTGCGCGCCGATCCCGAGATCGCCGCCCATCTCGGCGAGGTGCTCTGGACGCTCGGCCGCAAGGAGGAAGCACGCCAGACCTGGGAGAAGGCGCGCCGGGAGCATCCCGGCAACGAAGTGCTCGCCGAGACCATCGAGCGTTTCTCGCGCTGA
- the mutM gene encoding bifunctional DNA-formamidopyrimidine glycosylase/DNA-(apurinic or apyrimidinic site) lyase: MPELPEVEVTRRGIEKRLKGRRLTRAVLRAPSLRYPVPAGLARRLAGRTLVTAKRRGKYLLLDFASGHLLIHLGMSGSLRFVAPGTKAHRHDHADFVFGEDVLRLTDPRRFGALLWLEDDPLAHPLLAALGIEPLSRDFTPQWLQQALAGKRVAIKPALMDSRLIVGIGNIYASESLFLAGIDPRRAAGSISLARLERLVFAIKATLRAAIRAGGSTLRDFCGPEGLGDFQVHHQVYGRAGEACPRCGATTRQIRQGQRATYFCPRCQR, translated from the coding sequence ATGCCTGAGCTCCCCGAAGTCGAAGTCACCCGGCGCGGCATCGAAAAGCGCCTCAAAGGTCGGCGGCTTACCCGTGCCGTGCTGCGAGCGCCGAGTTTGCGCTATCCGGTTCCCGCCGGGCTCGCCCGACGCCTGGCCGGCCGCACGCTGGTGACGGCGAAGCGCCGCGGCAAGTATCTGCTGCTCGACTTTGCGAGCGGGCATCTCTTGATCCATCTGGGCATGTCGGGCAGCTTACGCTTCGTTGCGCCTGGAACGAAGGCCCATCGCCACGATCATGCCGATTTCGTCTTCGGTGAAGACGTCCTGCGGCTCACCGACCCACGCCGCTTCGGCGCGCTGCTTTGGCTGGAGGACGATCCGCTGGCGCATCCGCTCCTGGCGGCTCTCGGCATCGAGCCGCTTTCGCGCGACTTCACCCCGCAATGGCTGCAGCAAGCGCTCGCCGGCAAACGTGTCGCGATCAAGCCGGCGCTGATGGACAGCCGCCTGATCGTCGGCATCGGCAACATCTATGCATCGGAGAGCCTGTTCCTGGCCGGCATCGATCCGCGCCGCGCCGCAGGCAGCATTTCATTGGCACGGCTCGAACGGCTGGTTTTCGCGATCAAGGCGACGCTGCGCGCCGCGATCCGCGCCGGCGGCAGCACGCTGCGCGATTTCTGCGGGCCGGAGGGCCTGGGCGATTTCCAGGTGCACCACCAGGTCTATGGCCGCGCGGGCGAAGCCTGCCCGCGTTGTGGCGCGACGACCCGACAAATCCGCCAAGGGCAGCGGGCAACGTATTTCTGTCCGCGCTGCCAGCGCTGA
- the coaD gene encoding pantetheine-phosphate adenylyltransferase — translation MNIAVYPGTFDPFTRGHEDLVRRAARLFSRVIVGIAASPSKRPLFTLDERVEIARELCADLPNVEVYGFTGLLMDFLRERRARIIMRGLRAASDFEYEFQMAGMNRVLHPDIDTLFLTPGEQYMFISATMVREIASLGGDVSKFVHPLVAKRLTEKFCKRS, via the coding sequence ATGAACATCGCCGTCTATCCGGGTACTTTCGACCCCTTCACGCGGGGGCACGAGGATCTGGTGCGTCGCGCCGCGCGGCTCTTTTCCCGCGTCATCGTCGGCATCGCCGCCAGCCCCAGCAAGCGGCCGTTGTTTACGCTCGACGAGCGGGTCGAGATCGCCCGTGAATTGTGCGCCGATCTGCCCAATGTCGAAGTGTATGGCTTTACCGGCCTGCTGATGGATTTCTTGCGCGAGCGAAGGGCACGGATCATCATGCGCGGCCTGCGCGCCGCCTCCGATTTCGAGTATGAATTCCAGATGGCGGGAATGAACCGCGTGCTGCATCCCGACATCGACACCTTGTTTTTGACGCCGGGCGAACAATATATGTTCATCTCGGCGACAATGGTTAGGGAGATCGCGAGCCTGGGGGGCGATGTCTCTAAGTTCGTGCATCCGCTGGTCGCCAAACGGCTGACGGAGAAGTTTTGCAAACGTTCTTGA
- a CDS encoding universal stress protein: protein MANWLVPVDGDAISLKPIDWIISHRDEWKTLPTIHLLNVQPPLTGDVGRFVNAEQIRDFHREEGLKALAEAKGRLEAAGIVPRLHVSVGSSAEIIIAYAKDIGSEMILLGTRGHTGIGGTLLGSVASRVVAHAPVPVLLIR, encoded by the coding sequence ATGGCGAACTGGCTCGTGCCCGTCGATGGCGATGCGATCTCGCTCAAGCCGATCGATTGGATCATCAGTCACCGCGACGAATGGAAAACGTTGCCGACGATCCATCTGCTCAACGTGCAGCCGCCGCTGACTGGCGACGTCGGTCGCTTCGTCAATGCCGAACAGATCCGCGACTTCCATCGCGAGGAAGGCTTGAAGGCGCTCGCCGAGGCGAAAGGCCGGCTCGAAGCGGCGGGCATCGTGCCACGACTGCACGTCTCGGTCGGCAGTAGTGCCGAGATCATCATCGCTTATGCCAAGGACATCGGCAGTGAGATGATCCTGCTCGGCACGCGCGGCCATACGGGGATCGGCGGCACGCTGCTCGGCTCGGTGGCAAGCCGTGTCGTCGCGCATGCCCCGGTGCCGGTGCTCTTGATCCGCTGA
- a CDS encoding M16 family metallopeptidase, whose amino-acid sequence MRFLFVFLLVLTSQAIAAPKIEHWTLPNGAKIYFIENHDLPILDVELDFPAGSIRNPPGKAGVASLTVSLIDAGTAEMDEEHISARLVELGARLTTSSDHDKASIVLRTLSSKDEKEGALELMRAVLSAPTFPAAAFERERTRSIAELKEADTQPDAIAAKRFAQALYPAHPYGNVPTPESVATITRDDLVAFHRAHYTAAGAVVSIIGDVTRKEAEAIAVRLTEALPKGDAPPPLPVVRLPERATIEVAHPAEQAHIHIGLPAIRRSASSEYFALLVGNYTLGGGGFVSRLMKEVREKRGYAYSVYSYFEPRLREGPFEIGLQTKREQTQDALKVVDEVLQKFLAEGPTPEELAAAKKHLIQGQALRIDSNAKLLGYLSLIGFYDLPLDYLERFPKMVAAVKREDVKAAFRRHVQPEHLVTVIVAGN is encoded by the coding sequence ATGCGTTTCCTGTTCGTTTTCCTGCTCGTTCTCACCAGCCAGGCCATCGCCGCGCCGAAGATCGAACATTGGACATTGCCCAACGGCGCGAAGATCTATTTCATCGAAAACCACGATCTGCCGATCCTCGACGTTGAGCTCGACTTTCCTGCCGGCAGCATCCGCAACCCGCCGGGCAAGGCCGGTGTGGCAAGCCTCACCGTGAGCCTCATCGATGCCGGTACGGCCGAGATGGACGAAGAGCACATCTCGGCGCGCCTGGTCGAGCTCGGCGCACGACTGACGACGAGTTCCGATCACGACAAGGCCAGCATCGTTCTTCGCACGCTCTCTTCCAAAGACGAGAAGGAAGGGGCGCTCGAGCTGATGCGTGCCGTGCTGTCAGCGCCGACTTTTCCCGCCGCCGCCTTCGAGCGTGAAAGGACGCGCAGCATCGCCGAGTTGAAAGAGGCCGACACCCAACCCGATGCGATCGCCGCGAAGCGTTTTGCCCAGGCGCTCTATCCGGCACACCCTTACGGCAATGTGCCGACACCGGAGAGTGTGGCGACGATCACACGCGATGATCTCGTCGCCTTCCACAGGGCACATTACACGGCCGCGGGCGCGGTGGTCTCGATCATCGGCGATGTCACGCGAAAGGAGGCCGAAGCGATCGCCGTGCGGCTCACCGAGGCTTTACCCAAAGGCGACGCCCCGCCGCCGCTGCCGGTCGTGCGCTTGCCCGAGCGGGCGACCATCGAGGTCGCGCATCCGGCCGAGCAGGCGCACATCCACATCGGGCTGCCCGCGATCCGGCGCAGCGCTAGCTCCGAATACTTCGCGCTGCTCGTCGGCAACTACACGCTCGGCGGCGGCGGCTTCGTCTCACGGCTGATGAAGGAAGTGCGCGAAAAGCGCGGCTACGCCTACAGCGTCTATTCCTACTTCGAGCCGCGTCTGCGCGAAGGGCCGTTCGAGATCGGCCTGCAGACCAAGCGCGAGCAGACGCAAGACGCGTTGAAAGTGGTCGATGAGGTATTGCAGAAATTTCTCGCCGAAGGGCCCACGCCGGAAGAACTCGCCGCGGCGAAGAAGCACCTGATCCAAGGCCAGGCGCTCAGGATCGACAGCAACGCGAAACTGCTCGGCTACCTCTCGCTGATCGGCTTCTACGATCTGCCACTCGATTACCTCGAGCGCTTTCCGAAAATGGTCGCGGCGGTGAAGCGTGAAGACGTCAAGGCCGCGTTCCGCCGCCATGTGCAACCGGAGCACCTCGTCACCGTGATCGTGGCGGGAAATTGA
- a CDS encoding outer membrane lipoprotein LolB, giving the protein MLPLLAGCAAAPVAPHRPLPGEVSQFSIDGRLAVRRGEVRHHANLDWRHTPASDVILLSTPLGQGLAELVRDASGARLVLADGRTHTADDWNALAREVFGVALPLNGAARWLLGDLADTEGWRVEILERASGAPDGLPTLIELSRDDIVVRLKIDAWQEVK; this is encoded by the coding sequence ATGTTGCCGCTTCTGGCCGGCTGCGCCGCGGCCCCGGTCGCGCCACACCGACCTTTGCCGGGGGAAGTCTCGCAGTTCTCCATCGACGGCCGCCTCGCCGTGCGACGAGGCGAGGTGCGCCATCACGCCAATCTCGATTGGCGACACACCCCTGCAAGCGATGTCATCCTGCTGTCAACGCCGCTGGGTCAGGGGCTGGCTGAACTGGTGCGCGATGCCTCCGGCGCGCGGCTTGTGCTTGCCGATGGCCGCACGCATACGGCCGACGACTGGAATGCGCTGGCGCGGGAAGTGTTCGGCGTCGCGTTGCCGCTCAATGGCGCCGCGCGCTGGCTGCTGGGCGATCTTGCCGACACCGAAGGCTGGCGTGTCGAGATCCTCGAACGGGCAAGCGGCGCGCCCGACGGTCTGCCGACGCTGATCGAGCTTTCGCGCGACGACATCGTGGTGCGGCTCAAGATCGACGCATGGCAGGAGGTGAAATGA
- a CDS encoding YfhL family 4Fe-4S dicluster ferredoxin, with the protein MALMITDECINCDVCEPECPNGAISQGDEIYVIDPNKCTECVGHFDTPQCIEVCPVDCIIKDPNHPETKDQLLAKFKKLTGG; encoded by the coding sequence ATGGCCCTGATGATCACCGACGAATGCATCAACTGCGATGTCTGCGAGCCCGAATGCCCCAACGGCGCAATTTCGCAGGGTGATGAGATTTACGTCATCGATCCCAACAAGTGCACCGAATGCGTCGGCCACTTCGACACCCCCCAGTGCATCGAGGTCTGCCCGGTCGACTGCATCATCAAAGACCCGAACCATCCCGAGACCAAGGACCAGCTGCTGGCGAAGTTCAAGAAGCTGACGGGGGGCTGA
- the rsmD gene encoding 16S rRNA (guanine(966)-N(2))-methyltransferase RsmD has protein sequence MRAIQWQTAHPSSMSRIRITGGAWRSRLIRVADTPGLRPTPDRVRETLFNWLGQDLSGWHCLDLFAGSGILGFECASRGAAEVVLIERDRGAFHRLEENAALFDGERLRLIRADALEFATQSAETFDLLLLDPPYRQGWLERVMPLLPRLARPGMRVYAEAERRIDALGEWKTVKRGQAGQVFYHLLER, from the coding sequence TTGCGCGCCATCCAATGGCAGACCGCCCACCCTTCCTCGATGAGCCGCATCCGCATCACTGGCGGCGCCTGGCGCAGCCGCCTGATTCGCGTCGCCGACACACCCGGCCTGCGGCCGACGCCGGATCGGGTGCGCGAGACGCTGTTCAACTGGCTCGGGCAGGATCTTTCCGGCTGGCATTGCCTGGATCTGTTCGCCGGCAGCGGCATCCTCGGCTTCGAGTGCGCTTCGCGCGGCGCGGCCGAGGTGGTGCTGATCGAGCGCGATCGAGGTGCATTTCACCGCCTCGAGGAAAATGCCGCGCTGTTCGACGGCGAGCGGCTGCGGCTCATACGGGCGGATGCGCTAGAATTTGCTACGCAATCGGCCGAAACTTTCGATCTGCTGCTGCTCGATCCGCCTTACCGGCAAGGCTGGCTGGAACGGGTGATGCCACTGCTGCCACGACTGGCCCGGCCGGGAATGCGGGTTTATGCGGAGGCCGAGCGGCGCATCGACGCCCTCGGCGAGTGGAAAACGGTAAAGCGCGGCCAGGCCGGCCAGGTCTTCTATCATTTGCTGGAGCGTTGA